From the Perca flavescens isolate YP-PL-M2 chromosome 21, PFLA_1.0, whole genome shotgun sequence genome, one window contains:
- the LOC114547629 gene encoding GTPase IMAP family member 4: protein MECQCEKDNAEDAVTEWWLNSNNIQMGAFTVVGYLLYRFSQTLPALIRWPIRLFCTLTGLTALWSWVSHLVGTLRGIQSLCNWLSGIWRFIEASSSKFKSLISVNTEMDPSSRIDKPGLRLILLGPMGGGRTSLADTLLGNSETKAPMGPLMQSTKRRTVMDGREVTAIDTPDLLGPSLGNNMRAREALRSLQLSGPGPHAFLLAIRAPGSSTETDQDAAQAIRATLELFGDGVAGFIIPVFTQADRLGRKCTVDQLLDVDSGDLQRALSLSDQRPELVDNRPDCPPEAQSVMRRQLLGRVVAMKTLRGHFVHELQRREDRIREELLADMGSALAGKLGHT from the exons ATGGAGTGCCAATGTGAGAAGGACAACGCTGAGGATGCTGTTACAG AATGGTGGCTGAACAGCAACAACATCCAAATGGGAGCTTTTACTGTGGTGGGGTATCTTCTCTACAGATTCTCACAGA CACTGCCAGCTCTGATCCGATGGCCGATTCGTCTGTTCTGCACTCTAACCG GTCTGACAGCTCTTTGGAGTTGGGTGAGCCACCTAGTGGGAACCCTTCGTG GAATCCAGAGCCTGTGTAACTGGCTGTCTGGAATTTGGCGGTTTATCGAAG CATCTTCCTCCAAGTTCAAGTCGCTGATTAGTGTCAACACGG AGATGGATCCATCCAGCAGGATCGACAAACCAGGCCTAAGGCTTATCCTCCTGGGGCCCATGGGTGGAGGACGGACCTCCCTCGCAGATACTTTGTTGGGCAACAGTGAGACAAAGGCACCCATGGGTCCCCTAATGCAGAGCACCAAGAGGAGGACAGTAATGGATGGTAGAGAGGTTACAGCGATCGACACCCCAGACCTTTTGGGGCCGTCATTGGGGAACAACATGAGAGCCAGGGAAGCTCTGAGGAGCCTTCAGCTCTCCGGTCCTGGGCCGCACGCCTTCCTGCTGGCGATACGAGCTCCGGGCTCCAGCACGGAGACCGACCAGGATGCGGCTCAGGCAATCCGAGCCACCCTTGAGCTGTTTGGCGACGGGGTCGCAGGGTTCATCATCCCAGTGTTTACCCAAGCAGACCGCCTGGGTCGGAAGTGTACCGTAGATCAGCTGCTGGATGTGGACTCTGGGGATCTGCAAAGGGCTCTGTCTCTAAGCGACCAGAGGCCAGAGCTGGTGGACAACAGGCCAGACTGCCCCCCAGAGGCACAGAGTGTGATGCGCAGGCAGCTGCTGGGGCGTGTGGTGGCGATGAAGACACTGAGGGGGCATTTTGTCCACGAGCTGCAGAGGAGGGAGGACCGCATCAGGGAGGAGCTGCTAGCTGATATGGGCTCTGCCCTGGCTGGAAAACTGGGACACACATAa
- the xrcc6 gene encoding X-ray repair cross-complementing protein 6 — MAEWNAYYKNEDDEEDQEEGEQSGGDYKITGRDSLVFLVDASKEMFIKGEDGEPSNFDMTMQVVRSVYTSKIISSHRDLVALVFYGTEQSKNPRNSFKHVYVYHDLDEPGAKRVQDADALRGAKGAQLAAKTMGSGETSLGDALWCCANLYSDIKLRLSQKRLMIFTCRDEPHGGDSVKDRQARTKANDLKETGVTIDLMHLMKPGGFNVASFFRDIVSPPEDESELGLQLEPCAKLEDLQKRVRAKEQKKRAMARLNLCLGEGINVAVGIYATAVSARKQAPVRLYRETNEPVRSKTRTFHTQTGSLLLPSEIKKAQVYSKKQIVMEKDEVDAIKKFDDPGLVLIGFKPMEKLKRHHHIRPAVFLYPEEDEVKGSACLFSALLTKCSERNVFALCRCIARRNYPPRFVALVPQQEEVDEGKAQITPPGFNVIYLPFADDIRTLDPPQCPVASQIQVDKMKEIVSKLRFKYRSDAFENPVIQQHYRNLEALALDMMAPEDMEDLIMPKVDQIDGRLGPLVEEFKDLVYPFNYNPDSKPAAKRKTAGTGGGAEKKPKVEMPEDELRAHMQNGTLGKLTVPVLKEACKQFGVRTTGTKKQELIDALTERLGS, encoded by the exons ATGGCGGAGTGGAATGCCTATTACAAGAATGAGGATGACGAGGAAGACCAAGAGGAAGGAGAGCAATCTGGAG GAGATTACAAGATTACAGGGAGGGACAGTTTGGTCTTCTTGGTGGATGCCTCAAAGGAAATGTTCATCAAAGGAGAAGACGGAGAGCCCTCCAACTTTGACATGACCATGCAG GTTGTGCGCAGTGTGTACACCAGTAAGATCATTAGCAGTCACAGGGACCTGGTGGCGTTGGTTTTCTACGGCACAGAGCAGAGCAAAAATCCCAGGAACTCTTTCAAGCATGTCTACGTATACCACGACCTCGATGAACCCG GTGCAAAGCGAGTGCAGGACGCGGACGCTCTGCGGGGGGCAAAAGGTGCCCAGCTGGCAGCAAAGACCATGGGCAGCGGCGAGACGTCACTAGGCGACGCCCTGTGGTGCTGCGCCAACCTCTACAGTGACATCAAGCTGCGCCTCTCGCAAAAGCGGCTCATGATCTTCACCTGCAGGGACGAGCCACACGGGGGTGACAGCGTGAAGGACCGACAGGCTCGCACCAAGGCCAATGACCTCAAAGAGACCG GTGTCACGATTGATTTAATGCATCTGATGAAACCGGGCGGCTTCAATGTCGCGTCCTTCTTTCGTGACATTGTAAGTCCACCTGAGGATGAGAGCGAGTTGGGGCTGCAGCTGGAGCCTTGTGCCAAACTGGAGGACCTCCAGAAGAGGGTGCGGGCCAAGGAGCAGAAGAAGAGAGCCATGGCCAG GTTGAACCTTTGTCTCGGTGAGGGCATAAATGTAGCTGTGGGAATTTATGCAACTGCTGTGAGCGCTCGGAAACAAGCCCCCGTCAGACTTTACAGGGAAACCAACGAGCCAGTCCGCAGCAAAACCCGAACCTTCCACACCCAGACTGGCAGCCTGCTGCTGCCCAGCGAGATAAAGAAAGCCCAG GTGTACAGTAAGAAGCAGATAGTGATGGAGAAGGACGAGGTGGACGCCATCAAGAAGTTTGACGATCCTGGATTGGTTCTGATCGGATTCAAACCGATGGAGAAGCTCAAGCGTCACCACCACATCCGACCTGCTGTTTTCCTCTACCCTGAGGAGGACGAGGTGAAAG GCAGCGCATGTCTGTTCTCTGCCTTGCTGACTAAGTGTAGCGAGAGGAATGTGTTCGCACTGTGCCGCTGCATCGCTCGCCGGAACTACCCGCCTCGATTTGTTGCCCTGGTGCCTCAGCAAGAGGAGGTGGACGAGGGGAAAGCGCAGATCACACCACCAG GTTTCAACGTCATCTATCTGCCATTCGCTGACGACATCCGGACTCTGGATCCTCCCCAGTGTCCAGTGGCCTCCCAAATACAGGTGGACAAGATGAAGGAGATCGTCTCCAAGCTCCGCTTCAAATACAG GAGTGATGCTTTTGAGAATCCAGTCATCCAGCAGCATTACAGGAACCTGGAGGCCTTGGCTCTGGATATGATGGCTCCCGAGGACATGGAGGACCTCATCA tgCCAAAGGTGGACCAGATTGACGGCCGCCTGGGTCCTTTGGTTGAGGAGTTTAAAGATCTGGTCTACCCTTTTAACTACAACCCCGATAGCAAGCCAGCTGCCAAACGCAAAACAG CTGGTACCGGTGGCGGAGCTGAGAAGAAGCCCAAAGTGGAGATGCCAGAGGACGAGCTGCGGGCCCACATGCAGAACGGCACCCTGGGAAAGCTGACCGTGCCCGTGTTAAAGGAGGCCTGTAAGCAGTTTGGGGTTCGGACCACTGGGACCAAGAAGCAGGAGCTGATAGATGCCCTGACTGAGCGGCTGGGCTCGTGA
- the desi1b gene encoding desumoylating isopeptidase 1b: MDQTDSYPVKLYIYDMSRGMARQLSPLLLGRQLDGIWHTAVVVHGKEFFFVGEGINNCPPGGTPLGEPDSIVDLGSTEVSLEIFMVYLFSLAESTYRVDTYNLFEHNCNTFSNEVAQFLTGKTIPSYITDLPSEVLSTPFGQALRPLLDSIVINPGGNNITGQR; encoded by the exons ATGGATCAAACTGACTCTTACCCGGTGAAACTGTACATTTACGACATGTCCAGAGGCATGGCCCGCCAGCTGAGCCCTCTCTTGCTAG GAAGACAGCTTGATGGGATATG GCACACTGCTGTTGTGGTCCATGGAAAGGAATTCTTCTTTGTGGGAGAAGGCATCAACAATTGTCCACCT GGTGGCACCCCCTTGGGTGAGCCTGACTCCATAGTGGACCTGGGCTCCACTGAGGTGTCTCTGGAAATATTTATGGTGTACCTGTTTTCACTGGCAGAATCCACATACAG AGTTGACACGTACAACTTGTTTGAGCACAACTGCAACACTTTCAGCAACGAGGTGGCTCAGTTCCTCACGGGCAAAACGATCCCGTCGTACATTACAGACCTTCCATCTGAAGTACTATCCAC GCCTTTTGGCCAGGCTCTCCGTCCCTTACTGGATTCCATCGTCATAAATCCTGGAGGAAACAACATAACTGGACAGCGATAG